The nucleotide window CCATGGGGAGTAATGAATTAATTCCTTGCATAGGCAGCTTTTGCCTTACCTATGAAAttttttatctcaacccacaggttttctttttccctatcttgtggctgtgtggtgcttagttACCAGCTGGGGTTAAGCCACAAACAAAAGCATAGTCATTTCTCTACCCTTAAATCCAAATTTTATTTAAGTAATTTAAGACAGGTGAGGGTTTGTGATAAAGTTGTTAAATGCTTGCTTTGCCTCAGGTATTACAAACtacttttcagaagaaaacagaaacattaTTCTCTTTAAGGGACCAGGAACGTTGCACAGCTCCCTTGTAACAAAAAGGGGGTTGTgtgttgcttgctttgtttgttgAAACTTTTTCCATCAAAAGAAGGGGTTCAACAaaagttggggttattcagcctggaaaagagaatgctcctgggagaccttactgcagccttccagtgcctaaAGGGAGTATACaagagagctgaaggaggactTTTTACACAGGGGTGCAATAAAAGTCCAAGGGGTAACAGTTTTAAGCTGAGTGTAGATTTAGAATGTGcataaggaagttcttcactgtgaggctggtgagagactggaacaggctgcccagagcagctacATTTGCCcttttcctggaagtgttcaaggccaggttggatggggctttgaacaacctggtctagtggaaggtgtccctgcccacaggagGGGGAtttaaactagatgatctttaaagtaccttctaaaccatcctatgactATGATCATGGAAATAAAGAATATACTTCATCTGAACTGTACTGAGACTCCCTTTCACCAATCAAGAAAAACACTAAACTGCTGCTTGCTTACTAGCAATGACGGTGTGCAACACCAAGACTCTCGATATTAACTTCAATATGTGCAAAAGGTGAGAATTCACTGCTAAACGTGCATTTCTTACCATGCCTTTTCCATCTGTGCCCTCGGATAGACATGCTAGTCACAGCATTTCTTGATATTCTGGATGAAGTAGGTGTAATTTCAACCTGAATGCATCTTGTACCTTCTTTACTAGATTTTATGGCACCCTGAGGCAGTGAAGCTTTTATTGCATTAGCAAcctacaacagaaaaaaaaaatgtagttagGTTCTTAGCATGAAGATCAAAATTTTAGAAGAATCCTGTCAGAGGATTTTTATTACTCCAAAGAGCAGACTGTGTACAATTTCAATTTAAGGTCAAAAATCACACTAGCTTTTTGCAGAGGTTATAAAGAATGCTGCTTGCAATCACCTCTCAGAACTAACACTtgccattttttaaaacaaagcttCTTGTTTAACATCATGGCTACTACTTCAGAGTGTTTCTGCACTATCACCTGAACTTTCAAgacttaaaatcatagaatggtctgggttggagggAACCTCCACAGGTCATCTAAGTCCAatgccctctgcagtcagcaggggcatcctcaacaagatcaggttgcccagagccctatcaaacctcaccttgaatatctccagggatggggccccaaccacctctctgggcaacctgttccagtgttccactactctcatagtgaagagcttcttcctgatatccaatctaaatctgctcttctctagtttgaagccattgccccttgtcctgtccctgcaggcctttgcaaacagtctctgtgcagccttcctgtagcccccttcaggtactgccaggctgagattaggtctccctggagcctcctcttctccaggctgaacacccccagctccctcagcctgtccttgtagcagaggtgctccaaccccctgatcatttttgtagccctccCCCAGAgatgctccatcaggtccatgtccttcctatattgagggctccagagctggatgcagcactccaagtgaggtctcaccagagcagagcaaagtggcagaatcccctctctgcatctgctggccatgcttcttttgatgcagcccaggatgccattggccttctgtgctgcaagctcacactgcctgctcatgtccagcttctcatccatcagcacccccaagtccttttccacagggctgctttctatcacctcatcccccagcctgtattgatagtaaggattgttctggccctgGTGCAGAagcctgcacttgctcttgttgaacctcatgaggttcatccagcttgtccaggtccctctggatgacctcctgtccctctggtctGTCgacaacaccactcagcttggtgtcatctgcaaacttgctgatggtgcacttgatccACTCTCTATAGCattgaaaaaaatactgaacagcacaggtcccagtatggacccctgagggacaccacttgtcacttgATGCTCTCCATCTTAGAAGATTTCTACTCAAAGTAGTTTGTTCCCTAGGGAAGATGGCAAATAATTAAGTATTTTGAAAATACCTGTAACCTCTCTGTATATACTTACAGATGTAGCTGTTCACATGAGCACAGCCACATAAGACCTCATGATTTTAGGTTCCTGGTATGATGTTGCATGTGTGTTCACAGGAAGGATTTCCTAGACTAAAAATTCTACTTGAAAAATGTTCAAATACAGTACCTACCAGCAGAGGTTCTGGATATAGTTCCAGCTGTGCTCTATACAAAACATCATCCATAGCTTTACGAGCCAGATCCCATTCTCCATTGTAACTACAAAGACAAACAGATAAATAAGATAAGTTATCTACAGCAACAAATTAACCTTCATGGTCACATAAGAGTCACAGACTTCAGTGTTCCTTGAAAGCTCAGTTTAGAGGAGCTAAACTACTTGTGAACATTACTGGTGAGCCTACTGTTTAGAGAACTTGTTCTCAAGTTGGACACAGTTTTCATTGGCCACCCTGAGGAGTTCAGAAGTGACATAATTAATTATTGATCAGCTAGCCATGAAATATTCTGAAATTTGAGCAGGACTGTTTTAGTATTACTCCACCTTTTGAGAATTCCTGTGCTACTAGCCTCTATTTATTACAGTTAATAAGAGAGCTTCACACATCAATGTGACTATCAAAAGTGTAGATGACACCagcatttcagaggaaaaaacatAAGACTTTTTTCCTTAACTAGACTTAGTTTTGATGTCAAAACTAAGCATGCAAAAATACAAACAGCAGACAACTGAAAAGGGGCTGGTTTCTTTttccaaaatacttttttcacATCAGCAGTTATACCTAGCAAGTGCTGCTCTAGCCCTCTTTCCCCAGTAAGAAGCAATTTGGTTGGTTGGAAAACTATGTCCCTTTCCTAATGACCTTATTGCCAAACATGCTATTTGTCCATTAGAAGATAAAATACTTTAAAGATAGCATCCCTAAATGGGTGTAGACATTAAGCTGACATGTTTTGGAtgcacactaaaaaaaaaagaaaaatcagaacaaCTTACAAGGCATAATAAATCCCTGTTAGCATTTGCACCATGAATTCAGATGACACTGGAATCCTGCTGTTGACTCCCTTGTACTTTCTCACTTGCTGGCGGGGATATCCACAGACACAAATTCTAAAGAAATCATGCATTTGTCATTAGCAAATCATGCAGAACCATCTTTTACAAAGCTGGGTGTTTAGTATGCATGTTCAACACAACAGCCCCCATGGCAAGGTATCCATCAACACTCCTGTGCTGAAGCAGAGACTATCTCCTTGTGGAAGCAGGTTGTGCCCTCTACCGGCAGTTCAAATCCTTCCAGACACCCCAGACACTCCTGGTACATTTATACTACAGTTGCAACATGAAAGAAAACTGCCAGTAAAAGCCTTTCTGAAGCCACACACTTGCTGCagaacagaccaaaaaaaaaaaaaaaaggaaaaaaataatattgaaGGAAATAAAGCAGCTTGACAACTATtaagagggctggagtacctctcctatgaaggcaGACAGAGTTTGGACTATCCAGTCTGCAGAAGAGTAGGCTCTGAGAAAACcatattgtggccttccagtatctaaagggggcctacaagaaaactggggagagactttttaggatgtcaggtaatgataggattagggggaatggagcaaaactagaagtgggtagattcagattggatgttaggatgaagttcttccccgtgagggtggtgagacactggaacaggttgtccagggaggtggtagaagcctcatccctggaggttttgaaggccaggctggatggggctctgaacaacctgatgtagtgtgaggtgtccctgctcatggcagtggggttggaactagatgatccttgaggtcccttccaaccctgacaattctatgattacgGACAGACATAAGCAACGTCACATGTATGGTTACATACATTCTGGTGAATGTTGCATACAAGTTTTCATGCAGAGACCAGAAGTGTCGCCTTCATAAAAATTATTCCAGGATCCAGAAGACATAAGCTTTAGAATTTAATTTTGAACTTAACTCTACATTGGGTAGTTCAATTCATTGGTTATTTCTGGACTTTTGGAATGACTTTTAACGACATTAATCAAAGTATTTCCTTCTTCAAAGCATGGACTAGAATGTTTAGTGTCAGAAAACTTATATTCTTCAACTTCAATACCAGAGAACTTACAAAAGTCCTCTTAatcttctctttaaaaaaaaatacaataagtGAAGGTAACTTTCACAATATATCTGTAGTAGAGATTACAGGCACCCCTCTTAATAATACTAGCCTGCTGCACTTTTTCCTCTCCACCTCCATCTTGCAGCTCATCTCCTGCTTTGACTACTTAAAAACCCTCCAGAACTTAGTTTTGAATTTTGCAAGAGTAGCTAAAGTTGTTAATTTGTAACTAACCACGAGGTTTCCCCTAAATTTGACATTGTTGATGgccagaagcacagaaaagacCTAAATAAAAGCACTCTATTAATGCCAGCATTGATTAGTTTTAAAATGCCCTGCTCTGAGTTACTTCCTCTAAAACAACATCAGCAGAACTACTTTACAGAGCAAGATAATATTCTTATGAAAGGAAACTTAGCAACTGAAGATGCCCAAACATAAAATACCCTGAATTTACTTGCTTGAGACAGCACCAAATATTTTATGCTGCATCTATGTCACATTTACAGTTCATGTTTGTaaataaaaaagcttttgtttctttagagAAGTATAAAAAACCCTAAACTTACAAGAAGAAAGCCCATTCATTGTAGACTGCTTTCATACATATTTTCTACAAGAAATCTAAATTGATCCCTGCTCAAAGTAAAGGAGTTATTTTACAGGTTTTTCTGAGAattctctcagcaccacatctgaaaAGAATATTAAAGGATATTCCTTAATTGTTTAAAACGCTGTTAAGGAGAGATTTTCAGCAGAGAAACATGGATGCCAAAACCAGCAGTGAATGAAGAACCAAGATAAAAAGTCAAACTGTATAGCATCAAATAATTCAGTACCCAAACATTCAACATTTTGAAGCAGAAAGACTCACTTGCATCTAACTGGGAATTTGCTTGAGAGGCTTTAAAACAATTATTTATCCCAAACTCAATCAAAATGTAATCAAGCAGAATAAGCAACATCAGTTTTCTGTCCACAGTCCTCGGCTTCTAAATGTTTTCTATCTTAGATTTTAGACCAATGTATCTATCAAAGATCTTATAAAGAATCTTCTAAATATTGCCAAGTGCTCCAAAGCTCTCTTCACTTCCCCTGAAGAAAGAACCACCTTATAGGCATCCATTACTATGTTTTATTTATGTGGGGAACCTGGGAACTATGACTTGTCAAAAGCTGCTGTAGGTCTCTTGAGTTTCTGAGTTAACAAgagcattctcttttttttttttcccccttaaccCAGAGTTCAATTCCAAAAACTCCAGAGACAGGCCTGTTTACTACCAGTTCTTCCtcttaggggggaaaaaaagaaaaaaaaaagacaaaaaaaaaaataaagacccAAACCATGACACTGTAATTAAAGCTGAGGAGcagtttgggggttggttgtgTTTTATGAAGTAACAGATGATTTTGGAAACACCTGAAGTGTATGAAAGAATAGATGTGTTTCCAAGTTTCAACATCTACTATAGTTTCAAGAAAGTTTCAACTTGCACAACATgcaaatatatttgaaaatgcAAAATTTACCAAGATTTTTACAAGACATTTCCAATTTTATTTAGTTAACACATCTAACAACTACTTTGATTAAAAATCAAGTTCTCTGGATTTCACTTCTCCACTCAACAGCACTGCCTATAAGATAAGTCATTGCTTCCCTGTTTTGAAATCTCAATCGTTACAgaagaaatactttaaaagCAAGGAATTCAGCTGTACATGCTTTTATTTCACTTAAACACTTCCCACCCAACACACCTTATGGAAacatgaagcttttttttttttctttttaagttcaGACTGCATTTCAAGTTGAAAATGCCATTAACTGTCATCAACCTACAGAAATTACCTTGAACAAATCTGACACAAGGACTGAAGAGAAACCGCAGGCATGTAGGATAAGGCAGCGTTGtaacagagcagaaggaaagtcAGCACTTCAAACCTGGGGTTTAGAAGAAACATTAGAATTACATTACCAATTTTAtttttgagaaaataaaaaaagaaagagcaacaAGCTTATGCAGAAATTTGCAAGAGTTATTTGAACAGATCTGGTGTTTTGTTTCAAGAAAATTGACAACTGagtagttttgttttgtaagCTTTTCATCTGCGTGTAGTAATATGCACTGCTAGTCTTTCTGCATCTACACTTACACATATTCAAAAACTACCAAAGCACCACAAAACACAGTGTGCACCTATCTGCCTTCATCATATACAGTAAAAAATACTAAAAGTTAAGATTCATTGGTGATTCCCAAGCAGAGTCCTATCAGAGCGTTTCACCTGTTCTGTGCTGTTAACATCTCCCTCTGCGGATGTGGTCCACTGTACACAACTCTGGACAAACCATGCTGCGATAAAGCTCCTTCAGTGAGAGCCATGGAGCCAATGCTGGAAGGCTAAAGGAAAAAGGAGCATTCAAAAGAAGTCCACCTGAAGTCTTGCTACAATCAATGCAAGTGAAAACAGACAATGATCAGCATATTTGTACATAAATTTTCAACATGCTGAAGGTTCTCTGACCGCCAGCTGTCTCAGATTTGAGAAGTTGTTTTACAGTAGGTAAGATATATGGCtttagaataaaagaaaaaaacacccaaacccatAGTTGATGCATGGATTAACAAAGTTATGACTATTCAGCTTTGAAGAGGCATCTAAGATGAGATAGTACTACTCAGAAGACTGAGAAatatcacagaacgttaggggttggaaaagatatCGAAAGATCActaatccaactcccctgccagagcaggatcacctagactaggtcacacaggaatgtatccaggtggcttttgaatgtctccagtgaaggagactccacaacctccctgggcagcctgttccagtgttttgtcaccctcacagtgaaaagtttttccttatattcacATGGAACCACCTATGCTCCAGCTTAcgcagtgccccttgtcctatcattggctggtgagaggccttgagcacaagccctgtgaggagaggctgagggagctggggttgtttagcctggagaagaggaggctcaggggagacctcattgctgtctacaactacctgaagggaggttgtagccaggagggggttggtctcttctcccaggcaaccagcaccagaacaagaggacacagtctcaagctgcgccaggggaggtttaggctggaggtgaggagaaagttcttcacagagagagtggttggccattggaatgtgctgcccagggaggtggtggagtcaccatccctggaggtgttcaagaggggattggacgtggcacttggtgccatggtttagacagtcatgaggtttagggtgacatgTTGGACTCGATgttctttgaggtctcttccagccttcttgattctatgattgggcatcactgagaagagcctagctccattctcctgacaCTCACTCTACACatacttataaacattaatgagttcacttctcagtctcctcctctccaagctagagccccagctccctcagcctttcctcataaggcagatgttccactcccttaatcatctctgtgactctgcattgggctctttcaagcagttatGTTCCTATGTCATCATGCAGCACTTCAAAACTTCCTTTCACTTCTACTCTTAACAGAGAGTAAAGGGCCCCCAAAGCATGCTGCCTTTCTTGATCAGTAATAACTTTATGTTGCAGATATCACTTACTTCATGATAGACTGAAGGTTTGGACAAAGATGGAATTGTGAAACTCAGCACTTTACTATGTCCCTCTTTGTCAACTATTTCCTGA belongs to Indicator indicator isolate 239-I01 chromosome 11, UM_Iind_1.1, whole genome shotgun sequence and includes:
- the HYCC1 gene encoding hyccin isoform X2, which translates into the protein MLAVDTGIVEEWLSEFKTLPESSISSYATSLKDKNALISSLYKVIQDPHSELLEPVCHQLFEFYRSGEKQLLRFTLQFLPELMWCYLAVSASRDLQSSGCIEALLLGVYNLEIVDKEGHSKVLSFTIPSLSKPSVYHEPSSIGSMALTEGALSQHGLSRVVYSGPHPQREMLTAQNRFEVLTFLLLCYNAALSYMPAVSLQSLCQICSRICVCGYPRQQVRKYKGVNSRIPVSSEFMVQMLTGIYYAFYNGEWDLARKAMDDVLYRAQLELYPEPLLVANAIKASLPQGAIKSSKEGTRCIQVEITPTSSRISRNAVTSMSIRGHRWKRHEQPENGNDATEMGNFIIPEISVTSVAGERTGNGEKSRALAENDVQHLQAVQETATDPRTDSKGMPEIRRQKSVRKMMEDGINSSGRVQF